Proteins encoded together in one Carya illinoinensis cultivar Pawnee chromosome 3, C.illinoinensisPawnee_v1, whole genome shotgun sequence window:
- the LOC122304227 gene encoding kinesin-like protein NACK2: MDKMVGTPATPLSKIQRTLSCTPGGPKVREEKILVTVRMRPLSRKEQAMYDLIAWDCIDDHTIVFKNPNHERTATTYSFDKVFSLTCSTQKVYEEGAKDVALSALTGMNATIFAYGQTSSGKTYTMRGITENAVRDIFEHIRNHPERDFVLSASALEIYNEAVIDLLNRESGSLRLLDDPEKGTVVEKLVEEVVKDGQHLRHLIGICEAQRQVGETALNDKSSRSHQIFRLTIKSSLRESSGRVKSFIASLNLVDLAGSERASQTNADGTRLKEGSHINRSLLTLTTVIRKLSGGKRSGHVPYRDSKLTRILQSSLGGNARTAIICTMSPALSHVEQTRNTLSFATSAKEVTNNAQVNMVVSDKTLVKHLQKEVARLEAELRSPEPSSSSCLRSLLVEKDLKIQQMEREMEELKRQRDIAHSQLELERKSNKAQKGLRQCGPSCQVVRCLAFPGENDSVSDKSSPVTGPRNAIGRQAMLRQSVTSTDQSMLVHEIRKLEQRQRQLGEEANRALEVLHKEVASHRIGSGEAAETIAKLLSEIKDMQVVSSIPEEIVIGDKANLMEEINRLKCQGSTIESLEKKLENVQESIDRLVSSFASSKETPKCKTQSKMKKFLPFAVSNNANMQNIIRSPCSPLSSSNKMMESETENKAPENNDVVPSSDTFPMPCKVTPVKSDGHGNCVPSMEGTPATQQSNSVNVKKMQRMFKNAAEENIRSIQTYVTELKERVAKLQYQKQLLVCQVLELENAAGADEPNIIDQTPPKPWHLKFEDERKQIVMLWHLCHVSILHRTQFYLLFRGDPADEIYIEVELRRLTWLELHFAELGNASPALLGDEPAGLVSSSIKALKQEREYLAKRVNSKLTVEEREMLYTKWEIPPGGKQRRLQLVNKLWTDPHNMQHVKESAEIVAKLVGFCESGEHVSKEMFELNFVYPSDKKTWMGWNLISNLLNL, from the exons ATGGACAAGATGGTTGGGACACCAGCCACGCCATTGTCTAAGATACAAAGGACCCTGTCATGCACCCCCGGTGGTCCAAAAGTTCGCGAGGAGAAAATTTTAGTCACTGTTCGGATGAGGCCGCTGAGCCGGAAGGAGCAAGCAATGTATGATCTGATTGCTTGGGATTGCATCGATGATCATACTATTGTATTCAAGAACCCAAATCATGAGCGTACTGCAACCACGTACTCCTTTG ATAAAGTTTTTAGTCTTACATGCTCAACTCAGAAGGTCTATGAAGAAGGCGCTAAAGATGTTGCTTTATCAGCACTTACTGGAATGAATG CGACAATTTTTGCATATGGGCAGACCAGCAGTGGTAAGACATATACGATGAGAGGAATTACTGAAAATGCCGTCAGGGACATCTTTGAACACATCAGGAAT CATCCAGAGAGGGATTTTGTTTTGAGTGCTTCTGCTTTGGAGATCTATAATGAGGCTGTTATAGACCTTCTGAATCGCGAATCTGGTTCCCTTCGGCTTCTGGATGATCCTGAG AAAGGGACTGTCGTGGAAAAACTTGTTGAGGAAGTTGTTAAGGATGGCCAACATTTACGCCATTTAATTGGCATTTGTGAAG CTCAAAGGCAGGTGGGAGAAACTGCTCTAAATGATAAAAGCTCAAGATCACATCAAATATTCAGGCTG aCAATAAAGAGTAGCCTTCGGGAAAGTTCAGGCCGTGTAAAGTCTTTCATAGCAAGTTTG AATCTTGTGGACCTTGCTGGAAGTGAACGTGCCTCACAAACAAATGCAGATGGCACAAGATTGAAGGAAGGCAGTCACATCAACCGTAGCTTGCTGACACTCACAACAGTGATCAGGAAGCTAAG TGGTGGCAAAAGGAGTGGCCATGTACCATACCGGGATTCAAAACTCACACGAATATTGCAGTCTTCACTTGGGGGAAATGCTCGGACAGCAATTATTTGTACCATGAGTCCAGCTTTAAGTCATGTGGAGCAAACGAGGAATACACTCTCATTTGCAACTAGTGCAAAGGAAGTTACCAATAATGCCCAAGTAAACATG GTTGTTTCAGACAAGACACTGGTGAAGCATTTGCAGAAGGAAGTGGCCAGACTTGAAGCAGAGTTACGGAGTCCTGAGCCTTCTTCATCTTCATGTTTGAGGTCTTTACTAGTGGAGAAGGACTTAAAAATACAACAG ATGGAGAGGGAGATGGAAGAGCTTAAGCGCCAGAGAGACATTGCTCATTCCCAACTTGAGCTggaaagaaaatcaaataaagCTCAAAAG GGGTTAAGGCAATGCGGGCCTTCTTGTCAAGTCGTTAGGTGTCTTGCTTTCCCTGGTGAGAATGACTCAGTTTCTGATAAATCTAGCCCAGTAACTGGGCCAAGAAATGCAATTGGAAGGCAGGCAATGTTGAGGCAATCAGTTACTTCAACAGATCAATCCATGCTCGTGCATGAAATAAGAAAGCTTGAGCAGCGGCAGAGGCAGCTTGGTGAGGAAGCAAACCGGGCCCTTGAAGTACTGCATAAGGAGGTTGCTTCACATAGAATAGGGAGTGGAGAAGCCGCTGAAACCATTGCAAAACTGCTGTCGGAAATAAAGGACATGCAAGTGGTTAGCTCCATTCCTGAAGAAATTGTGATCGGAGATAAGGCCAACCTGATGGAAGAAATAAATCGATTGAAGTGCCAAGGAAGCACCATTGAATCTTTGGAAAAGAAGCTTGAGAATGTTCAGGAATCTATAGACAGGCTGGTTTCATCTTTTGCTAGTAGCAAGGAGACTCCTAAGTGCAAGACCCAatccaaaatgaagaaattTCTTCCTTTCGCTGTGAGCAACAATGCAAACATGCAAAACATAATTCGATCGCCATGTTCACCTCTGTCCTCTTCTAATAAGATGATGGAATCTGAGACAGAGAACAAAGCCCCTGAGAATAATGATGTTGTGCCTAGTAGTGATACATTCCCCATGCCTTGTAAAGTAACTCCAGTAAAGAGTGATGGACACGGTAATTGTGTCCCATCAATGGAGGGAACTCCTGCTACACAGCAATCAAATTCTGTTAATGTGAAGAAAATGCAGAGGATGTTCAAGAATGCTGCTGAGGAGAACATTCGGAGCATTCAAACTTACGTTACTGAGTTAAAAGAACGGGTGGCAAAGCTACAATATCAAAAGCAGCTTCTAGTTTGCCAG GTATTGGAGCTGGAGAATGCGGCTGGAGCTGATGAACCGAATATAATTGATCAGACTCCGCCAAAGCCATGGCATTTAAAGTTTGAGGATGAGAGGAAGCAAATTGTCATGTTATGGCATTTGTGTCATGTTTCAATTCTGCACCGCACtcaattttatttgttatttaggGGAGACCCTGCTGATGAGATATATATAGAGGTTGAACTTAGAAGATTGACATGGTTGGAGCTGCACTTTGCAGAGCTTGGAAATGCAAGTCCTGCACTTCTAGGCGATGAACCTGCAGGCTTAGTTTCATCAAG TATCAAGGCTCTTAAGCAAGAAAGGGAATATCTAGCAAAGAGGGTGAATTCCAAATTAACAGTAGAGGAAAGAGAAATGCTTTATACAAAATGGGAAATTCCTCCTGGTGGAAAACAAAGGAGATTGCAATTGGTGAACAAGTTGTGGACAGACCCTCATAACATGCAGCATGTAAAAGAGAGTGCTGAAATTGTTGCAAAGTTGGTTGGTTTCTGCGAATCTGGTGAGCATGTTAGTAAGGAGATGTTTGAGCTAAACTTCGTATACCCTTCTGACAAGAAGACATGGATGGGCTGgaatttgatttcaaatctcttAAATCTGTAA